Part of the Streptosporangiales bacterium genome is shown below.
CAGCCGGTCCGCACGCCAGGCCAGGTCGCGCAGCGGCCACGCCAGCCGGCGGGCCTGCAGGTACGCCAGCCCGACGGTGACCCCGACGGCGAGCACGCCGATCGCCGCGACGACCAGCACGCCGAGGATGCTCGTACGCTCCACCACCGCACGGGGCGTGGCGACCGTCACCAGGATGCCGTCCGTGGTCCTGGCCTGCGCGGTGAGCTGTGCGCCGGAGACCCGCGGGCCGACCCTGATCACCCGCCCGTTCGGGTAGCGGATGATCGCCCGCACGTCCTCCTGGGTCTTCGGGATGTCGCTGGACGTAACCCGCTCGTCGCGCTCGGCCCTGATCTGCACCGACGTCGCGATCGCGTCTGCCGTACGTTGCAGTCGCCGCACCGTCTCGTCGTGCACCAGCCGGTACGCGGCGACGGCCAGCGGCACACCGAACACGGTGACGGCCACCAACGAGAGCACGAGGGTCGAGACGACGAGGCGGCGGCGCATCGAGATCAGCGGGCGGTCAGTCTCGCTCGAACCGGAAGCCGACCCCACGGACCGTGGTGATGTAGTGCGGGTCGGTAGCGTCGTCACCGAGCTTGCGGCGCAGCCAGGAGATGTGCATGTCCAGGGTCTTCGTCGACCCCCACCACTTGCTGCCCCACACCTCCTGCATGAGCTGGTCGCGGGTGACGACCTTGCCCGCGTCGCGCACGAGCACGCGCAGCAGGTCGAACTCCTTCGTGGTGAGCACCAGTTCCGCGTCGCCGAGCCAGGCGCGGCGGCTGTCGCTGTCGATCCGGACGCCGTGCACCTGCGCGTGCTCGCTGGCGCCGCGGCGCAGCAGCGCCCGCACACGGGCGAGCAGCTCAGCCAGCCGGAACGGCTTCGTCACGTAGTCGTCGGCGCCGGCGTCCAGCCCGACGACCGTGTCGACCTCGTCGGCACGCGCCGTCAGCACGAGGATCGGCAGATCGCGCCCTTCGGCACGCAGCTTGCGGCAGACGTCCAGCCCGTCGAGCTCGGGCAGCCCGAGGTCGAGCACGAGCAGGTCGACGCCTGCGTCGTGTGCGGTATGCAACGCCTCGACGCCGCTCTCGGACACGTCGACCTCGTACCCCTCCCGCCGGAACGCGCGGGTCAACGGCTCCGCGATCGACGCGTCGTCTTCGGCCAGCAACACCCGTGTCATGAGGAGGCCTCTCGCGTGAGCATCGTAGCGAGTACGCTACCCGGCGCGCGCGAGCCAGGCGCAGGTGAGCGAGGAGCGGAGCGCGGGAGGCCGACGGGAAGCACAGTCATACGACGATCGTACGCCCGTCGGCCGGTCAGACCGGTGTGACACCGTGTCGGCGGCGGGAGAAGGTGCGGTCCTTGCCGCCGCTGGCGGCGTACCTGCGCACCAGCTCGCCGCGTAGCCGCGAGGCGGGGAGGACGTCGTCGACCACCAGCTCGCTGGCCAGCCGCACCACGTCGATGTCGTCCTCGTACTCGCTGCGGAGGCTGGCGACGTAGTCGGCGCGCTCCTGCTCGTCCTCGATCGCCTGGATGCGGTTGAAGTAGACGGCGTTTACCGCCGCCTCCGCCCCCATCACCGCGATCTTCGCCGTCGGCAGCGCGATGGTGGCGTCCGGCTCGAACCCGGGGCCGCACATGGCGTAGAGCCCGGCGCCGTACGCCTTCCGCACCACCACGCAGATCTTCGGCACGGTCGCCTCACTGATCGCCGTGATCATCTTCGCGCCGTGCCTGATGATGCCCTGCCGCTCGACGGCGGTGCCCACCATGAAGCCGGGCACGTCGGAGAGGAACAGCAGCGGGATGTTGAACGCGTCGCACAGCTGGACGAACCTGGTCGCCTTGTCCGCGGAGTCGACGAACAGCACCCCGCCCTTGAACATCGGGTTGTTCGCCACGATGCCGACCGGCTGGCCGTCCAGCCGGGCGAACCCGACCAGCAGCTCCTTCGCCCACTGGGCGTGGATCTCGAAGAACGAGCCGTCGTCGACCAGCCCGCGGACGAACCTGCGCATGTCGTACGCCTGCCGGTCGTCGGCGGGCACCAGGGCGTCCAGGTCGACCTGCTTCGGCTCCGCGGCCGGCGCGCTCGGCGGCTGCTGCGTCCAGTTCGAGGGCAGGTACGACAGGTAGCCGCGGACGAACTCGATCGCGTCCGCCTCGTCCTTGGCCAGGTGGTGCCCGCAGCCGGAGACCGAGCAGTGCACCTTCGCGCCGCCCATCTCCTCCAGCGTGGTCTTCTCCCCGACGACCATCTCCACCATCCGGTCGCTGCCGAGGTACATCGACGCATTGCCGTCCACCATGGCCACCACGTCGCAGAACGCGGGGATGTACGCGCCACCTGCGGCGGACGGGCCGAACAGGGCGCACACCTGTGGCACCGAGCCGCTGGCCCGCACCTGGGTGTGGAAGATCCGTCCCGCACCACGCCTGCCGGGGAACATCTCCACCTGGTCGGTGATGCGCGCACCTGCGGAGTCGACCAGGTAGACCATCGGCATGCCGCCCCGGTACGCGGTCTCTATGATCCGGACGATCTTCTCCACCGTCCGCGCGCCCCAGGAGCCGGCCTTGACGGTGGAGTCGTTCGCCATCAGGCACACCGGGCGGCCGCCGACGGTCGCAGTCCCAGTGACCACCGCGTCGGCGGGCAGGTCACCGGCGAGCACGTTCGCGTACACGCCGTCCTCGGTGAACGAGCCCTCGTCGACCAGCAGCCGGATGCGTTCCCTGGCGAACAGCTTGCCCTTCGCCGCGTTCGCCTCGTGGTACTTCGGTGCACCGCCGGCGAGGACCCGGTCGCGCAGCTCGTCCAGGTGCGGGTGTCCCGGCTCGTCCGGCGCCGGCGTGGTGCTGTCGTCGATCGTCACGTCAGCGAGGTTACCCGCAGAGGCAAGTGGCCACCGTCACACTAGCCAACGCGGCTGTCGAGGAAGCACCAGCGCCAGTGCTCACCGCGCTCAGCCGAGCCCATCACCGGGTGGCCGGTCTCGGTGAAGTGCGCGGCCGAGTGCCTCCCAGGCGACGAGTCGCAGCACCCGACGTGCCCGCAGCTGAGGCAGGCGCGCAGGTGCACCCAGTCGTCGCGGCCGTCGTGGCGGCAGGCCTCGCACTCGCGCGGCTCGGCGTCCGGCACCTCGACCGGCGCGACCTGCAGATGCTCGCAGGTACGGGCCTGCGGGCCCGGCAGCACGTCCTGGTGGCCCTCGGCCTCCGACTCGACCGGGTCGGGCAGCAGCGACTCCTCCAGGTCGAGCCGGTGCTGCAGCTCGCGCAGCAGCTCCTCCTCGAGCTCCCCGGTGTCGCGCAGCTCGACGAACACCTCCCGCTCGGCCGCCACGATCTCCCTGCGCAGCCGCTGGTACGTCTGCATGGGGGTCTCCGCCTGCTGGTCGCCGAGCTGCTCCCAGGCGGAGAACGCGCGCAGGTCGAGCTGCTTGTGCATCAGCTGCACCAGCCGCGGCGGCAGCCCTTCCTCCTCGCCGATCTCCTCGATCCTGCGCTTGGCGGCGTCGGTGGCCCGCTGCTGCGCCTGCGCGACCTGGAAGGCGTCCTGCCGGCGGGTCGGGCGCCTCGACGCCGACCCGCCGGATCAGCGCAGGCAGCGTCAGCCCCTGCAGCCCGAGCGTGCCGAAGATGACCACCATGGTCGCCAGCAGGAACAGGTCGCGGTGCGGGAGGTCGAGCGGCAGCGTCTGCGCGGCCGCGAGCGACACCACACCGCGCATGCCGGCCCAGGAGATCACCGCGAGCCCGCCCGGCTTGGGTCGTTCGCTGCGCGTCCACGGCAGCACCCGCGCGACGTACACCAGGCCGAACACCCACAGCGGGCGGACGACGAGCACGGTGAGCAGCACGACACCCGACAGCAGCGCGACCGTCGACCAGGGGCTGGTCACCCCGGCCACGATGCTGGTGAGCTGCAGCCCGACGAGCGCGAACACCACGCCCTCGAGCAGCAGCTGGCTGGTCGCCCACACCCCGTTCTCGGTCAGCCGCGCGGCCGGCGACTGGTCGACCGGCGAGCGGTGCGCGAGGACCAGCCCGGTCACCACCACCGCGATGACGCCGGACAGCGTCGCCTCCTCGGCGGCGACGTACACCGCGAACGGGGTCAGCAGCGAGAGCCCGGTGGTGAGCAGCGCCGACGTCATCCGCGCGCGTACCCAGCTCAGCAGCAGACCGGCGACGGTGCCGAAGGCCAGCCCGCCGACGGCCGCGACGAGGAACTGCAGCACCGTGTCGCCGAGCGCGAACGTTCCACCGACGGCCGCTGCGATGCTCACCCGCAACGTCACCAGCGCGGTGGCGTCGTTGAACAGGCTCTCGCCCTCGAGGACGGTCACCAGCTTGCGCGGCAGCCCGGCACGCCTGGCCACCGCCGTCGCGGCCACCGCGTCCGGCGGGCCGACGACCGCCCCGAGCGCAATCGCGGCTGCCCACGACACGTCGGGGACGATCAGGTGCGTCACGACACCGACCGACAGGGCAGTCACGATGACCATGCCGACGGCCAGCATGCCGATCGGGCGACGCAGCTTCTGGACGCCCAGATACGAGTTGCCGCGCGCGGCGGCGTAGAGCAGCGGCGGCAGCAGGACGAACAACACCAGGTCGGGGTCGAGCTGGAATGCCGGCACCCCGGGGACCAGCGAGACGGCCACCGCGACGCCGACGATCAGCAGCGGCGCGGAGAACCGGATCCGCTGGGCGAGCGCCGTGATGGCGACGACGCCGATGCCGACGGCGATCACCGCGAGCAGCGTGCTGACCGTGGTGGACTCCCTGTGACCGCCGCCCTCCGCCGCGAGCTGCACTACCCCGGACACGAGGTCACCCCGGCCACTGCGGCGCGCGCTTCTCGTTGAACGCGCGCACGCCTTCCACCCGGTCGGCGGAGAACGCGGTGTCGCGCCAGGCGGCGTCCTCCAGCTCCAGCCCGGCCGACAGGTCGACGTCGTAGCCCAGCCGCATCGCCCGCTTGGCCGCGCGTACGCCAACCGGGGAGTTCTTCGCGATCTGCTGCGCCAGCTCGAGCGCCGTGTCGCGGTGCTCGACTGCCGCCGTGCGCCGGTCGACCAGCCGCAGCCGCTCCGCCTCGGCCACGCCCACCCGGCGGGCGGTGAACACCAGGTCGGCGGCGCGGGACCAGCCGA
Proteins encoded:
- a CDS encoding response regulator; translated protein: MTRVLLAEDDASIAEPLTRAFRREGYEVDVSESGVEALHTAHDAGVDLLVLDLGLPELDGLDVCRKLRAEGRDLPILVLTARADEVDTVVGLDAGADDYVTKPFRLAELLARVRALLRRGASEHAQVHGVRIDSDSRRAWLGDAELVLTTKEFDLLRVLVRDAGKVVTRDQLMQEVWGSKWWGSTKTLDMHISWLRRKLGDDATDPHYITTVRGVGFRFERD
- a CDS encoding acyl-CoA carboxylase subunit beta, producing the protein MDELRDRVLAGGAPKYHEANAAKGKLFARERIRLLVDEGSFTEDGVYANVLAGDLPADAVVTGTATVGGRPVCLMANDSTVKAGSWGARTVEKIVRIIETAYRGGMPMVYLVDSAGARITDQVEMFPGRRGAGRIFHTQVRASGSVPQVCALFGPSAAGGAYIPAFCDVVAMVDGNASMYLGSDRMVEMVVGEKTTLEEMGGAKVHCSVSGCGHHLAKDEADAIEFVRGYLSYLPSNWTQQPPSAPAAEPKQVDLDALVPADDRQAYDMRRFVRGLVDDGSFFEIHAQWAKELLVGFARLDGQPVGIVANNPMFKGGVLFVDSADKATRFVQLCDAFNIPLLFLSDVPGFMVGTAVERQGIIRHGAKMITAISEATVPKICVVVRKAYGAGLYAMCGPGFEPDATIALPTAKIAVMGAEAAVNAVYFNRIQAIEDEQERADYVASLRSEYEDDIDVVRLASELVVDDVLPASRLRGELVRRYAASGGKDRTFSRRRHGVTPV